In Porites lutea chromosome 1, jaPorLute2.1, whole genome shotgun sequence, a single genomic region encodes these proteins:
- the LOC140940065 gene encoding chromatin assembly factor 1 subunit B-like, producing the protein MKLNTPEIAWHGKEPVLSVDFCKVGSKWRLASGGADNDVKIWSIASNDDQHSQIEFLANLSRHTKAVNAVRFSPTEEILASAGDDSLIILWKFNNSPDQSGNDIFMDTEGIESKESWTFYKALRGHIEDVYDLSWSSDGTNLISGSIDNSAIIWDIVKGQKIMILKDHKHYVQGVCWDPLSQFVVTNSSDRSCRLYNPNSYRCCYNINKLILNNSQKATEIGESIKQGKMFHDETMPSFFRRPSFSPDGSLLLVPAGRIDVGDQVVNTTYVFTRASPNKPVLYLPSPQKASVAVRFCPILFKLRQEQGTSTPVKSLFKLPYRMVFAVATLDSVLLYDTQQTAPFGFVGSIHYAALTDVTWSSDGSTLVVSSSDGYCSIVQFNEGELGEPYDLSIKQVLDRSNSPLTLNGDSSGKMGSKQASALMDKCNAEEKVDKSSQPAHKKDPAGRIEMFAVPMKITPTKPLTRATPKRITLTPVPVVSNPANQVTVQQVTSTASNSGKNTALMPAQKQVNVGSSPVNAMGSQITPRRVPLMPASNSQPKKSNTCGQVTPRRVPLTPVDTATPSTSSPSATGLKQGQNTSESKDSARSVSQVSTSSSRDSGAENKSIQRQTSSGNAPRRIKLTTLSTFVEESTHPRESSEINPKSSETVGFISKEAEPQCVPKSTPHSTINSSQPRRIALTSVPLEDKSKLSSLKKSETSVVDKENYTSNQVPSNKPLQPRRVEFTTLTSPANRKSTEEGLPNSSKTSPRQDAPRRHIPLEPTIIVLDDNN; encoded by the exons ATGAAGCTAAATACTCCCGAAATAGCTTGGCATGGAAAAGAACCAGTGTTGAGCGTAGATTTTTGCAAAGTTGGGTCAAAGTGGCGACTTGCTTCAGGAGGAGCAGACAATGATGTCAAG ATCTGGTCGATTGCTTCGAATGATGATCAGCATTCGCAGATcgaatttttagccaatttgaGTCGCCATACGAAGGCCGTCAACGCTGTAAGATTTTCACCCACAG AAGAGATCCTTGCATCTGCTGGTGATG ACTCTCTGATTATTCTCTGGAAGTTCAACAATTCTCCTGATCAGAGTGGAAATGACATATTTATGGACACTGAAGGCATTGAAAGCAAGGAATCCTGGACTTTTTACAAGGCCCTaag GGGTCACATAGAGGATGTTTATGATCTATCCTGGTCTTCAGATGGTACCAATCTCATATCTGGATCAATAGACAACAGTGCGATTATCTGGGACATTGTGAAAG GGCAAAAAATTATGATCCTGAAGGATCACAAACATTATGTACAGGGAGTTTGCTGGGATCCACTTAGTCAGTTTGTGGTGACAAATTCCAGTGACAG GAGCTGTAGATTGTACAATCCAAATTCTTATCGCTGCTGTTATAACATTAATAAGCTGATCTTGAATAACTCTCAAAAGGCAACAGAAATTGGAGAG tcCATCAAGCAAGGAAAAATGTTTCATGATGAGACCATGCCATCCTTTTTTCGAAGACCAAGTTTTTCTCCAGATGGCTCTTTGCTGTTAGTCCCAG CTGGACGCATTGACGTTGGCGACCAGGTGGTCAATACAACTTATGTCTTCACACGAGCATCACCAAACAA ACCAGTCCTTTACCTTCCCAGTCCACAGAAGGCTTCTGTAGCAGTGCGTTTTTGTCCCATTCTGTTCAAACTTAGACAAGAGCAAGGTACAT CTACTCCTGTCAAGAGTCTGTTCAA ATTGCCGTATCGCATGGTGTTTGCAGTGGCAACTTTGGATTCAGTCCTGTTGTATGACACTCAACAAACAGCTCCATTTGGCTTTGTTGGAAGCATTCATTATGCAGCACTCACAGATGTTACTTG GTCCAGTGATGGAAGCACACTTGTTGTGTCCTCCTCTGATGGATACTGTTCTATTGTTCAATTCAATGAAGGAGAACTTGGTGAACCTTATGACCTGTCAATCAAACAAGTGTTGGATAGAAGCAACTCACCACTGACGCTAAATGGTGATAGTTCGG GCAAAATGGGCAGTAAACAGGCATCAGCCCTTATGGATAAATGCAACGCTGAGGAAAAGGTGGATAAATCTTCTCAACCCGCTCACAAGAAAGATCCAGCTGGCAGGATTGAAATGTTTGCGGTCCCAATGAAAATCACACCAACCAAGCCGCTTACTAGAGCGACACCCAAAAGGATAACCTTGACACCAGTTCCTGTAGTTTCCAATCCAGCTAATCAGGTCACTGTACAGCAAGTTACAAGTACAGCCTCAAACTCTGGTAAAAATACAGCATTGATGCCAGCTCAGAAACAAGTTAACGTGGGCAGTTCTCCAGTGAATGCTATGGGGAGTCAGATCACACCGAGACGTGTTCCCCTTATGCCAGCCAGTAACAGTCAGCCTAAGAAGAGTAATACATGTGGGCAGGTCACTCCAAGACGAGTACCTCTTACACCCGTGGACACTGCCACACCCAGCACAAGTTCACCTTCCGCTACTGGACTCAAACAGGGACAAAATACTTCAGAGAGCAAAGATTCTGCCCGTAGTGTTTCCCAAGTCTCAACATCGTCTTCACGTGATTCTGGagcagaaaacaaaagcattcAGCGTCAAACCTCATCTGGCAATGCACCGAGGAGGATAAAATTAACAACGCTGTCCACTTTTGTTGAAGAATCTACCCATCCAAGGGAGTCATCAGAAATCAATCCAAAGTCCAGTGAAACAGTAGGGTTCATTAGCAAAGAGGCAGAACCACAGTGTGTCCCCAAATCTACACCTCACTCGACCATCAACAGTTCTCAGCCGAGAAGGATAGCACTGACTTCTGTTCCACTGGAAGACAAATCAAAGTTGTCCAGCTTGAAGAAATCTGAAACATCTGTTGTTGACAAGGAAAACTACACAAGTAATCAGGTTCCAAGTAACAAACCGCTTCAACCAAGAAGAGTGGAATTTACGACTCTCACATCTCCCGCAAACAGGAAGAGTACGGAGGAAGGTTTACCAAACAGCTCTAAAACATCTCCGCGGCAAGACGCGCCAAGACGGCATATACCACTAGAACCCACAATAATTGTCTTAGACGATAACAACTGA